CGGCAGCAAACGGCGCGTACACCTATACTGTGTTAGGAGACGGTCCTTGTGATGATAAGACCGCTCAGGTCCAGATAACGATCTCACAAGCACCGAATGCAGGGAGCGATGCGCAGATCACCACATGTGTGGGTGCTGGCTCGGTAAACCTGCTCGCTGCGCTAGGCACCTCGGTTACGGTCGGTGGCACATGGACGAATGTGAATAGCGCTGGTGTTGTTTCACCAACAGGCCAACTCAACATATCAGGAGTCACACCTGGAACCTACAACTATATCTACACATTGACCGGTGCAGGTTCTTGCGGTAATGCCAGTTCGACCGTTATGGTTACCGTGACCAATGCGCTGAATGCAGGTAATAATTCAGACGTAACGGTCTGTGAAACACAATCTCAAGTTGTGTTATTTGATCTATTGACCGGTAACCCGCAAGGTGGCGGAACATGGCAGGATCTGGGTGGTAGTGGTGCATTGATCGGCGGAACGGTTTTCGATGCAACTGCTGTTCCTGTTGGATCATCGTGGATGTTCAAATACCTTTTGTCCAGTTCGGCTACTTGTCCAGCGGATTCGGCAATAGTAACTGTTAACGTAGTGGATGCTCCTTTCGCAGGAGCAAATGGCGGTACTACGGTATGCTCTTCAAGTGCATCCTTCAATTTGATCATTCAGCTCAATTCGAACCCTGATGCAGGTGGGTCCTGGTTCAATAATGTGTGGGCTCCGCATCCAGCTACGTTCAACCCTGGAAGTGAACCGACCGGTACTTTTCATTATGTCGTAGCAGCCATAGCGGGTTGCCCTGCGGATACTGCGACTACGGTCATCACGGTTAGGCCCGCGGCAATTGCGGGAATTGCGAGCCAGAACTACGCAACGTGTTCAAATGATGGTGTTACTGTTTTGTTCGACCTACTCGGGCCTACTGCACAGACCGGTGGTTCATGGACCTTCAACGGAAACCCGCATGTAGGGAATGGTATCTATACACCGGCCATTGATGCACCGGGTACATATACGTATACAGTTACGGCACAAGCGCCCTGTGCACCTGCAACCGCCAACATCATCGTTGCTGAACCAATTGCTCCGAACACGGGGTGTGATGGGGCTGGAACGCTTTGCTCCAGCGGAAATACAATAAACCTTTTCACGCTGCTTGGTTGTGGCCCACAGACGGGTGGTGTATGGAAGGATCCGGATGGAAATATCCATACAGCATCATTTGACCCAAGTAACGATGCCGCTGGTTCATATACCTACTTGATAACCGGCTCGTCACCATGTGAGTCCGATTCTTCAGTAGTGGTGATGACCGTGGTGGTGGGGGGAAATGCCGGAGTACCAACAACGCTCAATGTTTGCACTGGTATTGATTCATTGAACGTGTTCGCTGCACTTGGCCCGAACGCTGCACCAGGTGGTTCGTGGACTGATGTGAATAGTTCCGGTGCGTTGGCTGGTAATGTGTTCGACCCATCAAGCGCGGGAGTTGGGACATGGATATTGCGGTATTCGTTCGCGGCGAACCCACCTTGTTCGGCGGCCTCCAGCGATGTCACTGTTGTAGTTGGTCTGGGTTCTAACCCGGGCACGGATAGTTCCGCCGTGGTTTGCGGGTCCGATGCACAATACATTTTGTTCAATGCGCTTGGCGGGAATCCTGATGGTGGTGGTGTTTGGTCATCTCCTGCTGGTTCTATTGCACTTGTCGATTCGGTAACAGGAGCATTGAACGCTACGTTGATCTTGCCAGGTAACACGGAAACATTCGTTTATAGTACGTCTGATGCCCAATGTGGGAACCAGTTCGCCACGGTAACGGTTACGACTTCCTCGTTTCCGAACGCTGGTATTGGCGGTTCCGTTCAATATTGTACAACAGCTGCGCCTTTCGATCTGTTTTCTGAGCTTGGCGGAACGCCTGAGTTGAATGGTACTTGGACAGGCCCTCAGCCTGGTTTCAATGGAACATTTGATCCGAGTACTGATCCTGCTGGTAACTATTCGTATATCATACCAGGAAACAATATCTGTCCAGATGGAGTAGCTACGCTTGCATTGTTCAGCAATTCTCCTGCGGACCCCGGTCAGGATGCATCCGTATTGGTTTGTGATACGACGGATTCCCTTGGATTGCTTCCATTGCTGAGTGGTACACCTCAGGCCACTGGTACATGGCAGGATCTCGATGGTACCGGTGAACTGGACGGTGGGAACTTGAATACCACGAACATCCAGCCAGGTAATTACGATTTCTTGTATACGATCAACGTTCCCGGTTGCGGCCCTTATAGCTCAACGTTGAGCGTGGATGTTGTTTCCAGCCCGCGGATCGATACGGCCATCACGATCTGCAATTTGGTGGATCGCACCTATACCGTGCTCTTCAATATCCTAGGTGGAGACACGGGATCTTATGTTGTGAGCGGAGCTGAAGGTTCAATAGACCCTGCGCAGAACTATGCGTTCACCAGTACACCTGTTGTTACAAGCGCTGACTTCGAAGCATTCATTACCGATGCCTATGGATGCGGATCTTACCGTATTGTCGCATCATCACCGTGTGATTTCGTTACGGAGATCTTTATTCCAGAGACCTTCTCTCCCAATGGAGATGGTATAAATGAAACGTTGATCATTCCCGGAATTGAAGGATTCCCGAAAAACAGCATTAGCATCTTCAATCGTTGGGGTGCCAAAGTGTTCGATGCAGTCGGATATGATAACGTAAAAGTTCTTTGGAACGGCACCTCGAACGGAGCGATCATGGGAGAACTTGCACCGACAGGTACTTACTTCTATGTGCTGGATCTTGGTACCAGCAAAGCGCCTTTCACCGGATACATCTACTTGAACAGATGATCCATCGCCGACATATCATCAAAGCGATCGGGATGATCTGCGCAATGGCACCACTGCCTTGTGTTGCTCAACAGGATCCCATGTACAGCCAGTACATGTTCAATACGTTGGCCTTCAACCCGGCCTATGCGGGCAGCGCCGATGTGTTTACGATCATGGCGCTCAGTCGCCATCAATGGGTCGGTTTCGAAGGAGCTCCGGCAACGCAGACCTTCGCATTGCACACACCATTGAAAAGTAAAAAGATCGCATTGGGATTCTCTGCCATCAATGATAAGATCGGACCAACGAAACAGACCGGAGCTTATTTGGATCTTGCTTATCGCATACGGACCGGAGAAAAAACTCAGCTTGCCTTCGGACTTAAAGGCGGAGTTAATCTCTACAAAGCGGACCTAAGTTCGCTCTCCAGTGTTGATCCCGATCCAGCAAGTGTGAACATTTCCTCCACCATTCTCCCCAACTTCGGTTTTGGCCTTTTCTGGCATAGCCCCACATACTACATCGGACTTTCAGCACCTAAGTTGCTAACGAATTCTATCGATGCTGCAAGTGCAACGGCATTGGTCACATCCACCGAAGCACGCCATTATTTCCTTATGGGAGGTTATGTCTTTGAATTGGATCGTGACCTGAAATTCAAACCGTCGGTTATGATGCGTGTGGTAGAGGGAGCACCGCTCTCTTTGGACCTGAATGCTAATTTCCTGTTCCGCGAAAAGATCTGGTTCGGTGCCATGTACCGTGTAGGAAATTCATTCGGAGTGATGGGCCAATATCGTATTACGGATCAATTCCGAGCAGGTTATGCGTTCGATCTTACAACCACAAAGATCGGTGCATACAATGCCGGTACGCATGAGCTCATGTTGAGCTATGATCTGAAATTCGTGAACGGAAGAACCATATCGCCGCGCTATTTCTGAACCCATGTTATTCCGCATAGCCATAGTCGTTATTGGTTTGTTCTCAATGGGATCAGCCATTGCTCAGACCAAAGCGGACTATCACGTGAATGAAGGGGATAAGTTCTTCGAACAAATGGCTTATTCACGGGCCATTCCGGAGTACACGATCGCTGCAGAATTAGGTGCGGTCACTGAACACGTTACACGACGTCTTGGCAAAAGCTACATGCAAATAGGAAAGACCATGGAAGCCGAACAATGGTTCGCTTCCGCGGTGAAGTTCATGAGCCGTGAGCCAATGGACATGTACAATTATGCCGAAGTACTGAAAAGCAACGGACGATACGAAGAAGCTGAGGAATGGATGGATCGTTATCTTTTGGTATCTTCCGATGATGCGAATGTTCGGCGGAGCAATATCAACGGCTTTGCAAAAAAACTTTCGCAGGATACTGATCGGTTCACTGTCCGTTCTGTTGGTATCAATACACCGTTCTCGGATTTTGGTACATGTTGGCTAGGGAACGATAAAGTGCTGTTCTCAAGCTCAAGGAACCTTACTACGATCGTTGAGCGAAGGGCTGCTTGGAATGATCAACCCTTTCTGGACCTCTTCACCGCAGAACGAGGATCGGATATGGATCTTTCGAACGCCAAGGTCGTGGAAGGCGATGTGAATACGAAGTTACATGAAGGGCCTGCTACTGCTAGCAACAGCGGAGATGCGATCTGGTTCACCCGTAACTCATTCTTCAAAGGTCGAAAACAGAAAAGTCAGAACGGGATCAGTAGGTTAGGAATTTACAAAGCATATCCGAAGAACAATGGATGGGGCAATGTGGAACAGTTCCTGTTCAACAATCCTGAGATCTCCGTTGGTCACCCAGCCCTTTCCGTGGATGGCAGAACACTCTATTTCGTAAGTGACATGCCAGGTGGGTATGGCGGATCCGATATTTACGTATGCCGTGACCAAGGTGGTCAGTGGGGCGAGCCTGAGAACTTGGGCAATTCCATTAATACGTCCCGTGACGAACTGTTCCCGTTCATTAGTGCGAAAGGCACATTGTACTTCGCGAGCAACGGCCACCCGGGCCTAGGCGGTCTGGATGTATATGCCGCGCAGCGTATGGAGAATGGCATGTACAAGTCTGCTGTTAATGTAGGAGCACCGGTCAATGGACCGAAAGATGACTTTGCGTTCATCATTGATGCTGAGGATAAGCATGGCTATTTCTCCAGCAACAGATCCGGTGGTATGGGTGATGATGATATTTATCGCTTCGATATGTTGGCCCCATTGGATGAACGCTACCTATGTACAGGGCATGTGATCGATGATGAATTCGAAATACCTGTGATAGCTGCGGAAGTTCAATTATATGATGCGGACAAGAAACTGATCGGTACAGCATTCACGGATGCGAATGGTGAATACACGTTCCCAGTTGAAAAGAACAAAGCTTACCGCGTGGTCGCCAAGATGGCCGGTCGCTACGATGGCCAAGGACATTTCAGTACGGAGAATATTGAGCAGGAACAGATCACCACGCGTGATGTGCACTTGGTTGCGGATGCAGGTGTCTGGATGCGCGGTGCGGTTTCCTATAAGGACAGGCTTGGTTTCATCGAAGGCATGAACATCAGCGTGGTGAATACCAGTAGTTTTTCTTCGGAGGCGACCAGATCCGGTTCCGGGGGCGACTTCAGTATGCGCTTGCAGACCAACGAGGAGTTCGAGGTGCTCTTTGAGAAAGCAGGGTTCTTCGGGCAAAGCGTTCCGGTTTCAACCATCGGTATAAAGCAAGGAGTGATCGACCTGAATCAAGCGCGTGATCTTCGATTTGAACCGATCGTTCTCGACAGTGCTATTGCCCTCAAATTCGTTCGTTGGAACAGTTCGTCTGCTACATTGGACCCTCTGGCCAAGACGGAGCTTGATGCGCTGGCAGAACGTATGCTGGTGAACCCACAATTGGTGATCGAGATCTGCGTATACACGGACGCTCGTGGTGATGTGACCAAGCATCAGCCTATGACCCAGAAACAAGCGGAAGCAGCTACGGCCTATCTGGTGAGCAAGGCGGTGCCGAAGGAAAGGCTTGTGGCAAAAGGTTTTGGTAGCAGCAGGATCCTGAACAGGTGCGTTGCCGGAACTGAATGCTCGGATGAAGAACATGCCGTGAACAGACGGACGGAATACAAGGTGGTCAAGGTGTTGTAATGGTCTACCGCAAAGCCTTCATCGCGTAGCCTTCATTTCTCAGGTATTCCAGCGTCCGTGGAAGTGTGTAGCGCAACCGTTCTTCCGCCTTTACGCTATCATGAAATACCACGATGGAGCCGGATCTGATATTCCTTGTTACATTCTTCAGACATTGCTCTGGCGTTGAGCGCATATCGAAATCTCCGCTTAGGACATCCCACATCACGATCCGGTATCGGTCCTTAAGCTCGTGAACCTGGTCATTCGTTATGCGCCCATAAGGCGGTCTGAATAGTAGCCTTTCACTTCCATTCACACCAAGCCCCAACGCGTTTTCGGCGCCTTGCACATCGTCGATATAGCTTGCTGTTGGTGTATTGGTTCCGCGCAAATGACTCCACGTATGGTTGCCAATGGTATGGCCTCCTTCCGTGATCTTTTTTAGGATCTCGTGATTCTCGGATGCGTTCTTGCCAATACAGAAGAACGTGGCTTTTGCATTGTAAGTAGCTAATTGTTCGAGCACCCACGGCGTTACATGGGGGATCGGTCCATCATCGAACGTCAAGTATACCGCACGTTCCTTGCGTTCCATATTCCAGATCCGCCCAGGATAGAGCAGTTTTAATACGGAGGGCGTTCGAGCGAAATACATTCGAGCTAGTGATAGCAACGGCTTAAAATACAACAGCGGACCGATGCCATAGCTCCGATCCGCTGCTCCATTCGATCCGTTCAGAACGACTGTCTGGTGGTACGACGTCCTTCGCCTTGCAATTCCAATTGCTTGGCTTGATACGAGTCCTCCATTATTCGGAAACGATCTTCCAGTAATTTTCCCTTTGCTGTATCAGAACGCGATGTCACGGATGCCAATCGTCCCATAACAGCATGTGCAATTGCCATTTCATTGTTCAAATGACTTGCGAAGCGTGGTTCCAGACTATTGAAATACACCATGTTCTCTTCCATGATCGTAAAGATCCGCTCGCTCAGTTCGTTCCCTTTCTCGATCTCGCCGATCGCGTAGTAGGCTTCTACGGTCGGTAAAAGGATCCGGTCATAGGGAACATTGTGTTCCGGCATCTTGTTGAGCGAAAGGTCAAGGATCGTAAGTGCTTTGTCGTCCTTTCCTTGGGCGATCAACTCTTCAGCAAGACTGCTTAGTTGCAATCGTAGGTTGGTGGTCATGCGCAGGATGTTCTCATCAAGATATACCGGCTCCTGACTGTCCATATTGCCCCACAGGAATTTCGTGGTTACGTTCTCGTACATGATATCCGCGGCTACGCGACCTTGCGTATTCGGGTTGGAGCTTTCGCTTTTTACAGGTACCAGACGATAGGTGAGTCCTTCCAATTGGAAGTGGTCCTGTAGGTTGATGTAGCTATCCGGTCCGGTCGTCACTGCGAAGTAAATGGGACGCTCCCAATCGTTGTGTGCCAAAAGGTCCAAAACCATCAGGCTGTTCTTCAAGAGCATTTGCCGCGGGATCTCGAAGTCCACACTGCGCACCCAATTCGTATCCGCAGCCGAGAGCGTACCGTTGCCGAATACTGTTGCGCTATCCACAGGAATACTGAATTTGTTGGTCGGGAAATACGAGTCACGAACACCGCGTTGGAACAGCACTTCGGTGTTCTTCGGATTGCTAACGAACTCCATCATTTGTTTGATGTTGCGGTAACCATCATTCCCACGCGGCATCAACGCCACAACGTCCCTCGTTCCTTGGCGATAGAGCTCAGGTGCCATTCCGAAAGGAACTGGTTCGCTCTCATAGGCCTTCCTGCGTTGCTGATCGATGTACCAATCAGTGTTCAGCAGGCTTAGGTTCACTACGCGGATATCCGTGCGTATGCCTTCAACTTCCTGTGCATACCAAAGTGGGAACGTATCGTTGTCGCCATTGGTGAAGAGGATCGCATTCGGGGCACAACTTTCAAGATAGTTGCTTGCCAGGTCACGTGCTGGTTTTCGGATGCTACGGTCGTGATCGTCCCATCCTTCTGCAACCATGATCAACGGTACGGTAAGTCCGATCAATGTAGCAAGTACGCCAGCAACTGTTTCGTTTTTCAGCGCTTTGCCTAATACATGGAACAGGGCAATAGCACCTCCTCCCAGAAGCGCGATATAGAGCAATGTGTATGACGTTGCATGGTCATCACCAAGTACGGTTTCCACAACATATTTCAGAATCCCGATACCTAATGCAACACCTAGGACCGAAATAAGTTCCTTTTGAGTAAGCGTACGTGCAGCATCATATAACGCGAACACACCAAGGCCTATCCATATCGCGAATGCATAGAAGGATCCTACATAAGCATAATCACGTTCTCGTGGCTGATACGGTGTTTGGTTCAGGTAGATCACGATGGCCACACCGGTGAATAGGAACAGAAGCGCGACTACGGAGCCATCTTTACTATGCCTTACAATTTGATAAAGCATGCCGATAAGACCCAGTATCAACGGCAAATAATAGAACCTGTTGAATGCTTTGTTATTGGTCATGCTCGGAGGTAACTGATCCTGATTTCCCAGCCGTTCCGCATCAATAGGTTTTATACCGGATAGCCAATTGCCATCCATGCTGTTCCCGTGGCCCTGCACATCATTCTGCCTTCCAGCAAAATTCCACATGAAGTACCTGCCGTACATCCAGTCCATCTGGTAGGAGAAGAAGTAACGCATGTTCTCCACGAACGTAGGCTTGAACACGATCGTTGGTTTATTCTCCCGATCGGTGGTC
The nucleotide sequence above comes from Flavobacteriales bacterium. Encoded proteins:
- a CDS encoding type IX secretion system membrane protein PorP/SprF; the encoded protein is MIHRRHIIKAIGMICAMAPLPCVAQQDPMYSQYMFNTLAFNPAYAGSADVFTIMALSRHQWVGFEGAPATQTFALHTPLKSKKIALGFSAINDKIGPTKQTGAYLDLAYRIRTGEKTQLAFGLKGGVNLYKADLSSLSSVDPDPASVNISSTILPNFGFGLFWHSPTYYIGLSAPKLLTNSIDAASATALVTSTEARHYFLMGGYVFELDRDLKFKPSVMMRVVEGAPLSLDLNANFLFREKIWFGAMYRVGNSFGVMGQYRITDQFRAGYAFDLTTTKIGAYNAGTHELMLSYDLKFVNGRTISPRYF
- a CDS encoding carboxypeptidase regulatory-like domain-containing protein, which produces MLFRIAIVVIGLFSMGSAIAQTKADYHVNEGDKFFEQMAYSRAIPEYTIAAELGAVTEHVTRRLGKSYMQIGKTMEAEQWFASAVKFMSREPMDMYNYAEVLKSNGRYEEAEEWMDRYLLVSSDDANVRRSNINGFAKKLSQDTDRFTVRSVGINTPFSDFGTCWLGNDKVLFSSSRNLTTIVERRAAWNDQPFLDLFTAERGSDMDLSNAKVVEGDVNTKLHEGPATASNSGDAIWFTRNSFFKGRKQKSQNGISRLGIYKAYPKNNGWGNVEQFLFNNPEISVGHPALSVDGRTLYFVSDMPGGYGGSDIYVCRDQGGQWGEPENLGNSINTSRDELFPFISAKGTLYFASNGHPGLGGLDVYAAQRMENGMYKSAVNVGAPVNGPKDDFAFIIDAEDKHGYFSSNRSGGMGDDDIYRFDMLAPLDERYLCTGHVIDDEFEIPVIAAEVQLYDADKKLIGTAFTDANGEYTFPVEKNKAYRVVAKMAGRYDGQGHFSTENIEQEQITTRDVHLVADAGVWMRGAVSYKDRLGFIEGMNISVVNTSSFSSEATRSGSGGDFSMRLQTNEEFEVLFEKAGFFGQSVPVSTIGIKQGVIDLNQARDLRFEPIVLDSAIALKFVRWNSSSATLDPLAKTELDALAERMLVNPQLVIEICVYTDARGDVTKHQPMTQKQAEAATAYLVSKAVPKERLVAKGFGSSRILNRCVAGTECSDEEHAVNRRTEYKVVKVL
- a CDS encoding polysaccharide deacetylase family protein — translated: MYFARTPSVLKLLYPGRIWNMERKERAVYLTFDDGPIPHVTPWVLEQLATYNAKATFFCIGKNASENHEILKKITEGGHTIGNHTWSHLRGTNTPTASYIDDVQGAENALGLGVNGSERLLFRPPYGRITNDQVHELKDRYRIVMWDVLSGDFDMRSTPEQCLKNVTRNIRSGSIVVFHDSVKAEERLRYTLPRTLEYLRNEGYAMKALR
- a CDS encoding DUF2723 domain-containing protein, which codes for MPYKKLNIITGWLVFLVASWTYIATIEPTASFWDCGEFIATAYKLEVGHPPGAPLFMILARLAGAFVDPETVPYAVNVLSAMASAFTILFLFWSITHMAYKLATRNGVVVTLGAVIAIMGSGVVGALAYTWSDSFWFSAVEGEVYALSSFFTAIVFWAILKWESEANEPHSTRWLILIAYLMGLSIGVHLLNLLCIPAIAFVYYFKRYEVTTLGIVKTFIASAVILGAIQAIIIPGLVKVASKFELLFVNEMGMPFNSGNLIYILLLVGLIVFGIRYTQRNGLVLWNTVILGVSVILIGYSTYAMIVIRSAANPPIDENNPENVFNLLSYLNREQYGDRPLLSGQFWDSPYSNERLDGTPVYTATYLIKKNDRPIKKFYDRWSAQHFLAEHPDHTVDHEYIITDPRKGTEVVYDPDFTMLFPRMYSAQANHEDAYKSWSDFKGTPIRTTDRENKPTIVFKPTFVENMRYFFSYQMDWMYGRYFMWNFAGRQNDVQGHGNSMDGNWLSGIKPIDAERLGNQDQLPPSMTNNKAFNRFYYLPLILGLIGMLYQIVRHSKDGSVVALLFLFTGVAIVIYLNQTPYQPRERDYAYVGSFYAFAIWIGLGVFALYDAARTLTQKELISVLGVALGIGILKYVVETVLGDDHATSYTLLYIALLGGGAIALFHVLGKALKNETVAGVLATLIGLTVPLIMVAEGWDDHDRSIRKPARDLASNYLESCAPNAILFTNGDNDTFPLWYAQEVEGIRTDIRVVNLSLLNTDWYIDQQRRKAYESEPVPFGMAPELYRQGTRDVVALMPRGNDGYRNIKQMMEFVSNPKNTEVLFQRGVRDSYFPTNKFSIPVDSATVFGNGTLSAADTNWVRSVDFEIPRQMLLKNSLMVLDLLAHNDWERPIYFAVTTGPDSYINLQDHFQLEGLTYRLVPVKSESSNPNTQGRVAADIMYENVTTKFLWGNMDSQEPVYLDENILRMTTNLRLQLSSLAEELIAQGKDDKALTILDLSLNKMPEHNVPYDRILLPTVEAYYAIGEIEKGNELSERIFTIMEENMVYFNSLEPRFASHLNNEMAIAHAVMGRLASVTSRSDTAKGKLLEDRFRIMEDSYQAKQLELQGEGRRTTRQSF